Proteins found in one Aquibium microcysteis genomic segment:
- a CDS encoding enoyl-CoA hydratase/isomerase family protein has translation MSFRIADLGSLSEAPKTFVDIDGALPAIDPAGFDLLLTNVPEAPAPWVSVRDLQQAQQRVSRAVSRNPLAATMVLGLLRQSGHLPLEAALAMESLAYSSLLGGDEFRRWLALRPPQPIRATPAEPLEYARAGDAVILTMVDPVSRNAYSAVMRDALAEALDACLDDASLASVELRGDPRVFCSGGQLSEFGTARDLVQAHLIRTTQSATARLLRLGSCSRATVEGAAVGSGAEISAAVHRLVAGPRAWFQLPELAMGLIPGAGGTVSIPRRIGRHRAAWLMLTGARLPARRALAWGLVDAMAPE, from the coding sequence ATGAGCTTTCGCATCGCTGATCTCGGGAGCTTGAGCGAAGCGCCGAAGACGTTCGTCGACATCGACGGCGCCCTTCCCGCCATCGATCCCGCCGGATTCGACCTTCTCCTGACGAACGTGCCGGAGGCGCCCGCGCCCTGGGTGAGCGTTCGGGATCTTCAGCAGGCGCAGCAACGCGTGAGCCGCGCCGTTTCGCGCAATCCGCTCGCGGCGACGATGGTGCTCGGACTGCTCAGACAGTCCGGGCACCTCCCGCTCGAAGCTGCCCTGGCCATGGAATCTCTGGCCTATTCTTCCTTGCTGGGCGGCGACGAGTTTCGCCGCTGGCTGGCGCTCCGTCCTCCGCAGCCGATCCGCGCCACGCCCGCGGAGCCTCTGGAATATGCGCGTGCCGGCGACGCCGTCATTCTCACCATGGTCGACCCCGTTTCTCGCAACGCCTACTCGGCCGTCATGCGCGACGCCTTGGCCGAAGCCCTGGACGCCTGCCTCGACGATGCGTCGCTGGCATCCGTCGAACTCCGCGGCGATCCGCGCGTGTTCTGCTCGGGCGGGCAACTCTCGGAGTTCGGGACGGCACGGGACCTCGTCCAGGCTCACCTGATCCGCACCACGCAATCGGCAACCGCCCGTCTTCTCCGGTTGGGATCTTGTTCCCGCGCGACGGTCGAAGGCGCGGCGGTGGGGTCGGGGGCGGAGATTTCCGCCGCGGTTCATCGTCTCGTCGCAGGCCCGCGCGCGTGGTTCCAGCTGCCGGAACTGGCCATGGGCCTGATCCCGGGCGCGGGCGGCACGGTGTCGATCCCGCGCCGGATCGGCCGCCACCGCGCCGCCTGGCTGATGCTGACCGGCGCGCGCCTCCCGGCCCGCCGGGCGCTGGCCTGGGGTCTCGTCGACGCGATGGCGCCGGAATGA
- a CDS encoding CoA transferase, translating to MSASDRAEERLAEDVACWSRAAGCPVEPRPGILHERAALLGLPEPGRVSRNGSCRIVRARDGWLAVNLPRPEDRAMTPALLEEETEDAWAAIEAALPQRSVAGTLARARLLGLAVTALGETSAPPAARAEAGDARPWMRPPRVVDLSALWAGPLCGGLLAEAGCDVLKVESRRRPDTTAGRSPVFDALLNGGKRRWVMDGDDPGDRARLADLIGRADVVITSARPRSLTWLPDLLRRTCCWIAIQAHRDGDRIGFGDDCAVAGGLVAFAQGAPHFLGDAVADPLTGLTAAAVAFRALALREGGRHPVELATVAARAAHG from the coding sequence ATGAGCGCGTCGGACCGCGCCGAAGAGCGGCTGGCCGAGGACGTGGCCTGCTGGTCGAGGGCGGCAGGCTGTCCGGTCGAGCCGCGGCCCGGGATCCTGCACGAACGCGCGGCCTTGCTCGGCCTTCCGGAACCGGGACGCGTCTCGCGCAACGGGTCCTGCCGCATCGTCAGGGCGCGGGACGGCTGGCTGGCGGTCAACCTGCCGCGCCCCGAGGACCGCGCGATGACGCCGGCGCTGCTGGAGGAGGAAACCGAAGACGCATGGGCAGCGATCGAAGCGGCACTTCCGCAGCGAAGCGTCGCCGGGACGCTTGCACGCGCCCGCTTGCTCGGCCTCGCCGTGACCGCCTTGGGCGAGACGTCGGCGCCGCCTGCCGCGCGGGCGGAAGCGGGCGACGCAAGGCCGTGGATGCGGCCCCCCCGCGTCGTCGATCTCTCCGCGCTCTGGGCCGGTCCCCTGTGCGGAGGCCTGCTTGCCGAGGCGGGCTGCGACGTTCTCAAGGTCGAAAGCCGGCGGCGGCCGGACACGACCGCCGGTCGCTCCCCCGTCTTCGACGCGCTGCTGAACGGCGGCAAGCGCCGCTGGGTCATGGATGGCGACGACCCCGGAGACCGTGCACGCCTCGCCGATCTGATCGGGCGTGCCGACGTGGTGATCACCAGCGCAAGGCCGCGTTCCCTGACATGGCTGCCGGATCTGCTTCGGCGAACGTGCTGCTGGATCGCGATCCAGGCCCATCGCGACGGAGACCGCATCGGCTTCGGCGACGATTGCGCCGTCGCCGGCGGCCTCGTCGCCTTTGCTCAAGGCGCGCCGCACTTCCTCGGCGACGCGGTCGCCGATCCGCTCACCGGGCTGACGGCTGCCGCGGTGGCCTTCCGCGCGCTCGCGCTGCGGGAGGGCGGCCGCCATCCGGTCGAACTCGCGACGGTCGCAGCACGAGCCGCCCATGGCTGA
- a CDS encoding amidohydrolase family protein codes for MADLLLFNARDSHGRRIEAAVADGRVWLQGRPSAAAERIDCGGGRLMPGLCDHHIHLMASAAALSSLDVSGLGDDAFAERLGHAARQGPVRAIGADNADRLDADALDRIAGSVPVRVQARTGGLWVLNSAALDQLEHRTLPDAFERDRNGRPTGRVWRGDAFLRHTESEPPDLAALGSSLAGWGVTALTDASVTTDDRQADILASSGLPQRLNLMSGGSLRSDPRWTVSARKIVLDDRALPAIGEVADRIGQARVEGRPAAIHAVTYAELAVALAAYESVGAHAGDRIEHGAMIPVEAIPIVAALGLTVVSNPGFVAVHGDRYIREVPEGDHCDLYRLESLRRVGIPLAAGSDSPYGPLNPWAIMRAASDRRTAAGRQLGGTEALHPEHALGLHCPAPDLRDGDEADLVVLAPGAQPGLDLDPVAMTMIAGRLVHRRSAPGGTRPGEPQ; via the coding sequence ATGGCTGATCTTCTGCTCTTCAACGCCAGAGACAGTCACGGGCGCCGGATCGAAGCCGCGGTGGCGGATGGCCGGGTGTGGCTCCAGGGCCGCCCCTCGGCCGCAGCGGAACGCATCGACTGTGGCGGCGGACGGCTGATGCCGGGGCTTTGCGACCATCACATCCACCTGATGGCGAGCGCGGCGGCCCTGTCGTCGCTGGACGTTTCGGGACTTGGCGACGACGCGTTCGCCGAACGCCTGGGCCACGCCGCCCGCCAGGGCCCGGTGCGCGCGATCGGAGCCGACAATGCCGACCGGCTCGACGCCGACGCGCTCGATCGGATCGCCGGATCGGTCCCGGTGCGCGTTCAGGCACGGACAGGCGGGCTCTGGGTGCTGAACAGCGCAGCGCTCGACCAGCTGGAGCACCGCACCCTGCCGGACGCCTTCGAGCGCGACCGGAACGGCAGGCCCACGGGACGGGTGTGGCGCGGCGACGCGTTTCTCCGCCACACGGAATCGGAACCACCCGACCTTGCGGCGCTCGGAAGTTCCCTTGCAGGATGGGGCGTGACCGCGCTGACCGATGCCAGCGTGACGACAGACGACAGGCAGGCGGACATCCTCGCTTCGTCGGGTCTGCCGCAGCGCCTGAACCTGATGAGCGGCGGCAGCCTGCGCAGCGACCCGCGCTGGACCGTGAGCGCCCGGAAGATCGTTCTGGACGACCGCGCCCTGCCTGCGATCGGCGAAGTCGCCGACCGGATTGGGCAGGCGCGGGTCGAGGGACGTCCGGCAGCGATTCACGCGGTGACTTACGCTGAACTCGCGGTCGCGCTCGCGGCGTACGAATCGGTCGGCGCGCATGCAGGCGACAGGATCGAGCATGGCGCCATGATTCCTGTTGAGGCGATTCCGATCGTCGCGGCTCTCGGTCTCACCGTGGTGTCCAATCCGGGCTTCGTCGCCGTGCATGGAGACCGCTACATTCGGGAGGTTCCGGAGGGCGACCATTGCGATCTCTACCGGCTGGAAAGCCTGCGCCGCGTCGGGATCCCTCTCGCTGCCGGCTCCGATTCGCCCTACGGTCCGCTCAATCCCTGGGCCATCATGCGCGCCGCCAGCGATCGCCGCACCGCGGCTGGCCGGCAGCTCGGCGGAACGGAAGCGCTCCATCCCGAACATGCGCTCGGGTTGCACTGCCCCGCGCCCGACCTTCGGGATGGCGACGAAGCCGACCTCGTGGTCCTCGCCCCCGGAGCGCAGCCCGGACTTGACCTCGACCCCGTCGCAATGACGATGATCGCGGGGCGTCTCGTCCACCGACGATCGGCGCCGGGTGGCACTCGCCCTGGAGAACCGCAATGA
- a CDS encoding FadR/GntR family transcriptional regulator has protein sequence MKSPPAKRRRRSASRAHPAQRAPKRAEKVALQIIQDIVTERKREGDKLPNEVEMLGKYAVSRSSLREALRLLEVQGLVTIRSGPGSGTEVGRINPANLAGTLALYLMMDRAEMEQLLDAWGMVEPLLADLAARNADRDYVRALMEPFASGAAEGERAMQTGLDFHDAIAELSGNPVLGLVLGAVGALVTEQVRLRTSSFELSDATVHAHEAIARAVIAGDGPAAAEAMRDHLDEVRAELRAAMPDIGGALRPPGQAL, from the coding sequence ATGAAATCGCCTCCTGCGAAACGCCGGCGTCGATCGGCCTCACGCGCCCATCCTGCCCAGCGCGCGCCGAAGCGGGCGGAAAAGGTGGCGCTGCAGATCATCCAGGACATCGTCACCGAACGGAAGCGGGAGGGCGACAAGCTGCCGAACGAAGTCGAGATGCTCGGGAAGTACGCGGTGAGCCGCTCGTCGCTGCGCGAAGCTCTGCGTCTTCTCGAGGTCCAGGGCCTCGTCACCATCCGGTCAGGGCCTGGCAGCGGCACCGAAGTGGGGCGCATCAACCCCGCCAATCTGGCCGGCACGCTCGCGCTCTACCTGATGATGGACCGCGCCGAGATGGAGCAACTGCTCGACGCCTGGGGCATGGTGGAGCCGCTTCTGGCCGATCTGGCCGCGCGCAACGCGGATCGGGATTATGTCCGCGCGCTCATGGAACCCTTCGCGAGCGGCGCAGCCGAAGGCGAGCGCGCGATGCAGACGGGCCTCGACTTTCACGACGCCATCGCCGAACTGTCCGGCAATCCCGTGCTGGGCCTGGTTCTGGGGGCCGTCGGCGCCCTCGTGACGGAACAGGTGCGCCTGCGCACCAGCAGTTTCGAACTCAGCGACGCCACGGTTCACGCCCACGAGGCGATCGCCAGGGCCGTCATCGCGGGCGACGGCCCTGCCGCGGCCGAGGCGATGCGCGATCATCTCGACGAGGTCAGGGCGGAGCTGCGCGCTGCCATGCCCGACATCGGCGGCGCGCTGCGGCCGCCGGGTCAGGCGCTGTAG
- a CDS encoding SDR family NAD(P)-dependent oxidoreductase, with protein sequence MSGVAVFGGSGRLGAEVVRHLAAIGPVHFAYHSKGAESHRLAEELGSEGRHVRAVQVDVRDAAAVESFLSDADRAYGLSAVVSANGAPFPVVPFHEADEADFRRIVEIDVFGTFHIMKAATRLLAARGGGAIVVFLTAAVMRTAVLDGLSSISKTAVAGMIRQLARDAGPLNVRVNGIAPGVVDTDKLADVASLPPHKRRLIETFIADTPLPRLNNPQTIAALTAFLTTPVAADISGQIIGADGGYSA encoded by the coding sequence ATGAGTGGCGTCGCAGTCTTCGGTGGTAGCGGACGGCTGGGCGCGGAAGTGGTTCGCCACCTCGCGGCCATCGGTCCGGTCCATTTCGCCTACCATTCCAAGGGCGCGGAATCCCACAGGCTGGCGGAGGAGCTCGGGAGCGAGGGCCGCCACGTGCGGGCCGTGCAGGTCGACGTGCGCGACGCGGCCGCGGTGGAGAGCTTTCTCTCGGACGCCGATCGCGCTTACGGTCTCTCCGCGGTCGTATCGGCCAACGGCGCGCCGTTCCCGGTGGTGCCGTTCCATGAAGCCGACGAGGCCGACTTCCGCCGCATCGTCGAGATCGACGTCTTCGGTACGTTCCACATCATGAAGGCCGCGACGCGTCTCCTGGCCGCGCGGGGCGGCGGGGCGATCGTGGTATTCCTGACTGCAGCCGTGATGCGGACCGCCGTGCTCGACGGTCTGTCGAGCATCTCGAAGACCGCGGTGGCCGGCATGATCCGCCAGCTCGCCCGCGATGCCGGGCCGCTCAACGTGCGGGTCAACGGCATCGCGCCGGGCGTCGTCGATACAGACAAGCTGGCCGATGTCGCATCGCTTCCGCCGCACAAGCGGCGGCTGATCGAGACCTTCATCGCCGACACGCCGCTTCCTCGCCTGAACAACCCGCAAACGATCGCAGCGCTCACCGCGTTCCTGACGACGCCGGTCGCGGCCGACATCAGCGGCCAGATCATCGGTGCGGATGGCGGCTACAGCGCCTGA
- a CDS encoding helix-turn-helix transcriptional regulator: MLESKELAGVRVRSPEGVKDAALCLKQAIVQRLGDWRVATTSNIASRRAMCDADGRLLATEVFGWTERAEDSWWRRQRLALESPLPTACRYESEPMWCNALGFRSLSPNPMLHRIDVSDFARRAFCNAAIVVPVHMPFGRIGAASVVPRDASLIDLERPFSEHGEAIGQLCRTFVTSHANVMDEPSRLPVGVTLSRREVECLRWAAVGKTDLEIGMIISRSRATIRFHMHNATAKLDAVSRSQAVFKAAQLGYISLGH; the protein is encoded by the coding sequence ATGCTGGAATCCAAGGAGTTGGCGGGCGTTCGCGTGCGCTCGCCGGAAGGCGTCAAGGACGCCGCGCTCTGCCTGAAGCAGGCGATCGTGCAGCGGCTCGGCGACTGGCGCGTGGCCACCACGAGCAACATCGCTTCCCGTCGGGCCATGTGCGATGCGGATGGCCGGCTTCTTGCCACCGAGGTTTTCGGCTGGACCGAAAGGGCGGAAGACAGCTGGTGGCGCAGGCAGCGTCTGGCGCTGGAATCGCCTCTGCCGACGGCCTGCCGCTACGAGAGCGAGCCCATGTGGTGCAATGCGCTGGGCTTCAGGTCTCTTTCGCCGAACCCCATGCTCCATCGCATCGACGTTTCCGACTTCGCGCGCCGCGCGTTCTGCAATGCGGCGATCGTCGTGCCGGTGCACATGCCCTTCGGCCGCATCGGAGCAGCCAGCGTCGTGCCTCGCGACGCCTCTCTCATCGACCTCGAACGGCCCTTTTCGGAGCATGGCGAGGCGATCGGTCAGCTCTGCCGCACCTTCGTCACGAGCCATGCGAACGTCATGGACGAACCGTCCCGGCTTCCGGTCGGCGTGACGCTGTCCCGGCGGGAGGTGGAGTGTCTGCGCTGGGCGGCGGTCGGGAAAACCGATCTGGAGATCGGGATGATCATTTCGCGCAGCCGCGCCACGATCCGTTTCCACATGCACAACGCCACCGCCAAGCTCGATGCTGTCAGCCGCAGCCAGGCGGTCTTCAAGGCGGCGCAGCTCGGCTACATCAGCCTCGGCCACTGA
- a CDS encoding CaiB/BaiF CoA transferase family protein has protein sequence MSAHPYAGLKIVEIADHVGGEYLGRLFAELGAEVTKLEPPAGSATRHVGPYAGGAEGPENSLTFWYYNTNKKSVLVDLASGDPHAALVPFLADADMLIVTFQPGVLRQLGLDLDRLSQDFPRLVIVSMTPYGLTGPWADYRSSDLVALAAGGPLHMCGYDDHSIPPIMPGGPQAHHTTAAFAHIAVMAALIERQTTGLGQLLDVSMHSASALNTELGNPFWLYNRVPVLRQTCRHAQPVMTQSPMYECADGSYVYYTLILADQHSWKILVAWMDELGMAAMLTEPAYGDVLHRQANMGQIQELVESFFLIQNGHDAYLEGQRRGLPIGIVNAPEELLDDEHLKARGFFVPVETDTAHGTVLYPGESCRYSAFGAVERRRAPRLGEDG, from the coding sequence ATGAGCGCGCATCCCTATGCCGGTCTGAAGATCGTCGAGATCGCCGATCATGTCGGCGGCGAGTACCTCGGGCGTCTTTTCGCCGAACTCGGCGCCGAGGTGACGAAGCTCGAGCCGCCGGCCGGCTCGGCGACGCGCCATGTCGGCCCCTATGCCGGCGGCGCGGAAGGGCCGGAGAACAGCCTCACCTTCTGGTACTACAACACCAACAAGAAGAGCGTCCTCGTCGATCTCGCCTCGGGCGACCCCCACGCGGCGCTCGTGCCGTTCCTCGCGGATGCCGACATGCTGATCGTGACGTTCCAGCCCGGCGTGCTGAGGCAGCTCGGGCTCGATCTGGACCGCTTGTCCCAGGACTTTCCGCGCCTCGTGATCGTGTCGATGACTCCCTACGGCCTCACCGGGCCGTGGGCGGACTATCGCAGTTCCGATCTCGTTGCGCTCGCGGCCGGCGGCCCTCTGCACATGTGCGGCTATGACGACCATTCCATCCCGCCCATCATGCCGGGCGGCCCGCAGGCGCACCACACGACGGCGGCCTTCGCCCACATCGCGGTCATGGCCGCGCTGATCGAGCGCCAGACCACTGGCCTCGGGCAACTGCTCGACGTCTCCATGCACAGCGCCAGCGCGCTGAACACGGAACTCGGAAATCCGTTCTGGCTCTACAACAGGGTGCCGGTGCTGCGTCAGACCTGCCGTCACGCGCAGCCGGTCATGACCCAGTCGCCGATGTACGAGTGCGCGGACGGGAGCTACGTCTACTATACGCTCATCCTGGCCGATCAGCACAGCTGGAAGATTCTCGTCGCCTGGATGGACGAGCTGGGCATGGCCGCGATGCTGACCGAGCCGGCCTATGGCGATGTGCTGCATCGGCAGGCCAACATGGGCCAGATCCAGGAGCTGGTGGAGTCCTTCTTCCTGATCCAGAACGGCCATGACGCCTATCTGGAAGGGCAGCGTCGTGGCCTGCCGATCGGCATCGTCAACGCGCCTGAAGAACTGCTCGACGATGAACATCTGAAGGCGCGCGGCTTCTTCGTCCCGGTGGAAACCGACACCGCGCATGGCACGGTTCTGTATCCCGGCGAAAGCTGCCGCTACTCGGCCTTCGGCGCGGTCGAGCGCCGCCGGGCGCCCCGGCTGGGCGAAGATGGATGA
- a CDS encoding CaiB/BaiF CoA transferase family protein translates to MTTASPKAAERAAITAAAAADPTRRPRPLGGPLAGVRVVDFCWMGVGAIATRMLADFGAEVIRIEDSKRLDLPRRLPINKTAGARAYGDEDADPDPNAGGLFNNFNRNKLGITLNMRDPRGRALCERLISLSSVVTENFAPGVMERWGLVYERIRELTPEPIMARMSGYGHSGPHADFKSYGPVVQAVSGLSHVSGLPGREPSGWGLSYMDNMAAFHNAAALLTAIYHRNLTGRGTEIDVSAVEAGITLLGPVMLEVTVNGRKTRGGSFPTGNRLEHPPMAPHGVYPALGTDRWVAIAVANDAEWLSLLAELGHPEWNDDPRFASQAARHENQDALDALVGRATAGRDRHDLMHRLQQRGVAAAAVQTTEDVCDRDPQLAQAGVFFELDHPVIGPARFEGMPVRFSRLRQDNWRSAPLLGEDNRHVATQVLGLAEDEYRRLVDEGVFG, encoded by the coding sequence ATGACCACAGCCAGTCCGAAGGCGGCCGAACGCGCGGCGATCACGGCCGCCGCCGCCGCCGACCCCACACGCCGGCCCCGCCCGCTCGGCGGACCGCTCGCGGGCGTTCGGGTGGTCGATTTCTGCTGGATGGGCGTCGGCGCCATCGCCACGCGAATGCTGGCGGATTTCGGAGCCGAGGTGATCCGCATCGAGGACAGCAAGCGTCTCGACCTGCCGCGACGCCTGCCCATCAACAAGACCGCCGGCGCGCGCGCCTACGGCGACGAGGATGCCGATCCCGACCCCAATGCGGGCGGCCTCTTCAACAACTTCAACCGCAACAAGCTGGGCATCACGCTCAACATGCGCGACCCGCGGGGGCGGGCCCTCTGCGAAAGGCTCATCTCGCTCTCGAGCGTGGTGACCGAGAATTTCGCGCCCGGCGTGATGGAGCGCTGGGGTCTCGTCTATGAACGCATCCGCGAACTCACCCCCGAGCCGATCATGGCGCGGATGAGCGGCTACGGCCATTCCGGCCCGCACGCCGACTTCAAGAGCTACGGCCCCGTGGTCCAGGCCGTCAGCGGCCTCTCGCATGTCAGCGGCCTGCCGGGGCGCGAACCTTCCGGCTGGGGGCTGAGCTACATGGACAACATGGCGGCGTTCCACAACGCCGCCGCCCTGTTGACGGCGATCTACCACCGCAACCTCACCGGCAGGGGCACGGAGATCGACGTATCGGCGGTGGAGGCCGGCATCACGCTGCTCGGCCCGGTCATGCTCGAGGTCACCGTCAACGGCCGCAAGACCCGCGGCGGCAGCTTTCCCACCGGGAACCGTCTCGAGCACCCGCCCATGGCGCCGCACGGCGTCTACCCGGCGCTGGGGACCGATCGCTGGGTCGCCATCGCCGTGGCCAACGACGCCGAATGGCTGAGCCTCCTCGCCGAACTCGGCCATCCCGAATGGAACGACGATCCGCGCTTTGCCTCCCAGGCCGCCCGCCACGAGAACCAGGACGCGCTCGACGCGCTGGTAGGCCGGGCGACCGCCGGCCGCGACCGTCATGATCTCATGCACCGCCTCCAGCAGCGCGGCGTAGCGGCGGCCGCCGTCCAGACCACCGAGGACGTGTGCGACCGCGACCCGCAGCTGGCGCAGGCCGGCGTCTTCTTCGAGCTCGATCACCCGGTCATCGGCCCGGCCCGGTTCGAGGGAATGCCAGTCCGCTTCTCGCGCCTCAGGCAGGACAACTGGCGCTCCGCGCCCCTGCTGGGCGAGGACAACCGCCATGTCGCCACGCAGGTGCTCGGTCTTGCCGAAGACGAGTACCGCAGGCTCGTCGACGAAGGAGTGTTCGGATGA
- a CDS encoding acyl-CoA dehydrogenase family protein, producing the protein MELAFSPRDEAFRDEVRAFLDVALDERFRRLAAGTTGVFSEPPLVLEWQRVLDDRGWLVPHWPREAGGIGWSPLQRFIFEQELARAGAPTIPGMGLKLLGPVLCAFGTAEQKERYLPPLRRGAHFWAQGFSEPGSGSDLASLRTRAERDGSGDFVVNGAKTWTTMAQHATHIFCLARTDPSVKPQRGISFLLVDMNQPGVTVRPIRSASGDHEVNDLFLDNVRVPAADLVGEEGQGWSIAKFLLENERGGSFYGPALAAEARRLRESFDRLPGRDDPLLRDRLARIEIEAVALEMTELRIAAAMEAGEPPDALSLTTKLVASEIRQDVEQFASEMIGAAGLALPESGDERIPAARYLNSRAWSIFGGTSEIQLGIIARAALNL; encoded by the coding sequence ATGGAACTCGCATTCTCCCCGCGGGACGAGGCCTTCCGGGACGAAGTCAGGGCGTTTCTCGACGTCGCGCTCGACGAGCGCTTCAGGCGGCTCGCTGCCGGCACCACCGGCGTGTTCTCCGAGCCGCCGCTGGTTCTGGAATGGCAGCGCGTCCTGGACGACCGCGGCTGGCTGGTGCCGCACTGGCCGCGCGAGGCCGGCGGGATCGGCTGGTCGCCCCTGCAGCGCTTCATCTTCGAGCAGGAGCTCGCGCGGGCCGGCGCGCCGACCATCCCCGGCATGGGCCTCAAGCTCCTCGGACCAGTGCTCTGCGCCTTCGGCACCGCCGAGCAGAAGGAGCGCTACCTCCCGCCGCTGCGCCGCGGCGCCCATTTCTGGGCGCAGGGCTTCTCCGAGCCCGGCTCCGGCTCCGATCTCGCCAGCCTTCGGACCCGCGCAGAGCGCGACGGCTCGGGTGACTTCGTCGTGAACGGCGCCAAGACCTGGACCACCATGGCCCAGCACGCCACGCACATCTTCTGTCTGGCGCGCACGGACCCGTCCGTGAAGCCCCAGCGGGGCATCAGCTTCCTGCTCGTCGACATGAACCAGCCGGGCGTGACGGTCCGGCCGATCCGCAGCGCCTCGGGCGACCACGAGGTCAACGACCTCTTCCTCGACAACGTCCGGGTTCCGGCGGCCGATCTGGTCGGAGAGGAAGGGCAGGGCTGGTCGATCGCCAAGTTCCTTCTCGAGAACGAGCGCGGCGGCAGCTTCTACGGTCCGGCGCTGGCGGCCGAAGCGAGGCGGCTGAGAGAATCGTTCGACCGGCTTCCCGGGCGCGACGATCCCCTGCTGCGCGACCGGCTCGCCCGCATCGAGATCGAGGCCGTCGCCCTCGAGATGACCGAACTGCGGATCGCCGCCGCGATGGAGGCGGGCGAACCGCCCGACGCGCTCAGCCTGACGACGAAGCTCGTCGCCTCCGAGATCCGGCAGGATGTCGAGCAGTTCGCGAGCGAGATGATCGGCGCGGCGGGCCTGGCCCTGCCCGAGAGCGGCGACGAGCGCATCCCGGCGGCGCGATACCTCAACAGCCGCGCCTGGTCGATCTTCGGAGGGACCAGCGAGATCCAGCTCGGCATCATCGCGCGCGCCGCCCTGAACCTGTGA
- a CDS encoding thiolase family protein, producing MSSVFIVGVGIHPFGRTEGRSGLQQGVFAVRQALADVGLSWADMQFAFGGSDSAGNADTMVSELGPTGLQFINVANGCATGGSALFGAYSAIASGQFDLGLAVGFDKHPRGSFDPLPRNWGLPDWYGDTGLMLTTQFFAMKIRRYMNEFGITEPSLVRVAEKAYRNGALADHAWRRTPVDAETIATSTMVADPLTKFMFCSPAEGGVALVLASEKKAREIGGMAVRLRAAAVRSRPQGSFEVFAPMIEGDGRNSATRLASRAAFEIAGVDPGDVDVAQLQDTESGAEIMHMAENGFCADGEQERWLAEGRTEIGGALPVNTDGGCLACGEPIGASGLRQVYENVLQLSGRAGARQVPGEPRIGYTHVYGAPGVSGVTILER from the coding sequence ATGAGTTCCGTCTTCATCGTCGGCGTCGGCATCCATCCCTTCGGCCGGACGGAGGGACGAAGCGGTCTCCAGCAAGGTGTCTTCGCCGTCCGGCAGGCGCTTGCGGATGTCGGTCTTTCCTGGGCGGACATGCAGTTCGCCTTCGGCGGCTCGGACTCGGCAGGGAATGCCGACACGATGGTGTCGGAGCTCGGACCGACCGGCCTCCAGTTCATCAACGTCGCCAACGGTTGCGCCACGGGCGGATCGGCCCTGTTCGGCGCCTACAGCGCGATCGCATCCGGTCAGTTCGATCTCGGCCTGGCGGTCGGCTTCGACAAGCATCCGCGCGGATCTTTCGATCCCCTGCCGCGAAACTGGGGGCTGCCCGACTGGTACGGCGACACCGGCCTGATGCTCACGACGCAGTTCTTCGCCATGAAGATCAGGCGCTACATGAACGAGTTCGGCATCACCGAGCCGTCGCTCGTGCGCGTCGCGGAGAAGGCCTACCGCAACGGCGCGCTCGCCGATCACGCCTGGCGCCGCACTCCGGTGGACGCGGAGACCATCGCGACCTCCACCATGGTCGCCGACCCGCTGACGAAATTCATGTTCTGCTCGCCCGCCGAAGGCGGGGTCGCCCTCGTTCTCGCCAGCGAGAAGAAGGCGCGCGAGATCGGCGGGATGGCGGTGCGGCTTCGCGCGGCGGCCGTACGGAGCCGCCCGCAAGGTTCGTTCGAGGTCTTCGCACCCATGATCGAGGGCGACGGCCGAAACAGCGCCACGCGGCTGGCCTCGCGCGCCGCGTTCGAGATCGCGGGCGTCGATCCCGGCGACGTCGACGTCGCGCAGCTGCAGGACACCGAATCCGGCGCCGAGATCATGCACATGGCCGAGAACGGCTTCTGCGCCGACGGCGAGCAGGAGCGCTGGCTGGCCGAGGGCCGCACCGAGATCGGCGGCGCGCTGCCCGTCAACACCGACGGCGGCTGCCTCGCCTGCGGCGAGCCGATCGGCGCCTCGGGCCTGCGCCAGGTCTACGAGAACGTCCTGCAGCTGTCCGGGCGAGCCGGCGCGCGGCAGGTGCCGGGCGAGCCGCGCATCGGCTACACGCATGTCTACGGCGCGCCGGGCGTCTCGGGCGTGACGATCCTGGAGCGCTGA